The following proteins are co-located in the Gloeocapsa sp. PCC 7428 genome:
- a CDS encoding sulfate/molybdate ABC transporter ATP-binding protein, which produces MGIVVENVSKQFGSFQAVDDVSLEIKSGSLVALLGPSGSGKSTLLRLIAGLELPDSGKIWLTGKDATYQSVQERNIGFVFQHYALFKHMSVRQNIAFALEIRKTPKAKIKARVDELLELVQLSALGNRYPSQLSGGQRQRVALARALAVQPQVLLLDEPFGALDAKVRKDLRAWLRKLHDEVHVTTVFVTHDQEEAMEVSDEIVVMNKGRVEQIGTPAEIYDHPATAFVMSFIGPVNVLPSTSNIFQGNGFESTHPEMFLRPQDVIVQREKNGTTVSARVSRIIHLGWEIQAELTLDDGQVVTAHLSRDRFDELQLQPQEKVYVKPKDAKSFPLYYSI; this is translated from the coding sequence GTGGGTATTGTAGTTGAAAACGTATCAAAGCAGTTTGGCAGTTTTCAGGCTGTTGACGATGTAAGTTTAGAAATCAAATCAGGTTCGCTGGTAGCCTTACTCGGACCATCGGGTTCAGGTAAGTCTACGTTATTACGGTTGATTGCAGGTTTAGAGTTACCTGATAGTGGCAAAATTTGGCTGACGGGTAAAGATGCGACTTATCAAAGCGTGCAAGAACGCAATATTGGATTTGTGTTTCAGCACTATGCACTCTTCAAGCACATGAGTGTGCGGCAAAACATTGCGTTTGCCCTAGAAATTCGTAAAACACCGAAAGCAAAAATTAAAGCGCGAGTAGACGAATTATTAGAATTAGTGCAGCTTAGTGCTTTAGGAAATCGCTATCCTTCACAACTATCGGGCGGTCAAAGACAACGTGTTGCTTTAGCAAGGGCGTTAGCAGTACAACCGCAAGTACTCCTGCTTGACGAACCCTTCGGCGCACTCGATGCCAAAGTTCGTAAAGATTTACGCGCTTGGTTGCGTAAACTGCATGATGAAGTCCATGTCACAACGGTATTTGTGACGCACGACCAAGAAGAAGCAATGGAAGTTTCGGATGAAATCGTTGTGATGAACAAAGGTCGCGTCGAACAAATTGGCACGCCAGCAGAAATTTATGACCATCCAGCAACGGCGTTTGTGATGAGCTTTATTGGTCCTGTGAATGTGCTACCGAGTACATCAAATATTTTCCAAGGTAACGGGTTTGAGTCAACGCATCCAGAGATGTTTTTGCGTCCGCAGGATGTGATTGTACAACGCGAGAAAAATGGAACGACAGTATCAGCAAGAGTCAGCCGAATTATTCACTTGGGTTGGGAGATTCAAGCCGAATTAACGTTAGATGATGGACAAGTGGTGACAGCACATCTTAGCCGCGATCGCTTTGATGAATTACAACTGCAACCGCAAGAAAAAGTTTA
- the chlP gene encoding geranylgeranyl reductase gives MTLRVAVVGSGPAGSSAAETLAKAGIETYLFERKLDNAKPCGGAIPLCMVSEFDLPPQIIDRQVRKMKMISPSNREVDINLVNEDEYIGMCRREVLDGFLRDRAAKLGANLINATVHKLDIPQNNTDPYTIHYVDHSEGGAQGIAKSLKVDAIIGADGANSRIAKEIDAGDYNYAIAFQERIRLPEAQMAYYNDLAEMYVGNDVSTDFYAWVFPKYDHVAVGTGTMQVNKASIKQLQAGIRARAARKLVGGQIIKVEAHPIPEHPRPRRVVGRVALVGDAAGYVTKSSGEGIYFAAKSGRMCAETLVEVSQGGTRIPTESELKVYLKRWDRKYGMTYKVLDLLQTVFYRSDATREAFVEMCADRDVQRLTFDSYLYKTVVPANPITQMKITAKTLGSLLRGNALAP, from the coding sequence TTGACACTACGGGTTGCTGTTGTAGGCTCAGGTCCAGCTGGTTCTTCAGCCGCCGAAACCTTGGCAAAAGCTGGAATTGAAACATATTTGTTTGAACGCAAGCTAGACAACGCCAAACCATGTGGCGGAGCAATTCCGCTGTGTATGGTGAGTGAATTCGATCTACCGCCGCAGATTATTGACCGTCAGGTGCGGAAGATGAAGATGATTTCCCCCTCAAACCGCGAGGTGGATATCAATTTAGTCAATGAAGATGAATATATAGGAATGTGCCGTCGCGAAGTTCTCGATGGCTTTTTACGCGATCGCGCTGCCAAACTCGGCGCAAATTTAATTAATGCCACAGTTCATAAACTCGATATTCCGCAAAATAATACAGACCCTTATACGATTCACTATGTAGACCACTCGGAAGGTGGCGCGCAAGGAATCGCTAAATCTTTAAAAGTGGATGCGATTATTGGTGCTGATGGGGCAAACTCCCGCATTGCTAAGGAGATTGATGCCGGAGATTACAACTATGCGATCGCTTTCCAAGAGCGAATTCGCTTACCCGAAGCACAAATGGCGTACTACAACGACCTTGCCGAGATGTACGTCGGTAACGACGTCTCTACTGACTTCTACGCTTGGGTGTTCCCGAAATACGACCACGTTGCTGTCGGTACAGGCACAATGCAAGTCAACAAAGCGAGCATCAAACAGTTGCAAGCTGGGATTCGGGCGCGGGCGGCGCGAAAACTCGTCGGCGGTCAAATCATTAAAGTAGAAGCGCATCCGATTCCGGAACATCCTCGTCCTCGCCGTGTGGTTGGACGTGTAGCGCTTGTTGGTGACGCCGCAGGCTACGTCACGAAGTCTTCTGGCGAAGGTATTTACTTTGCAGCAAAATCAGGTCGGATGTGCGCGGAAACCCTCGTCGAGGTTTCTCAAGGAGGAACTCGCATTCCTACAGAGAGTGAATTAAAAGTTTACCTCAAGCGCTGGGATAGAAAATATGGCATGACCTACAAAGTGTTGGATCTGCTGCAAACAGTTTTTTACCGCAGCGATGCGACACGCGAAGCTTTTGTCGAGATGTGTGCGGATCGGGATGTACAGCGACTGACGTTTGATAGCTATCTCTATAAGACAGTCGTACCAGCAAACCCGATTACTCAAATGAAGATTACGGCAAAAACACTCGGTAGCTTGTTACGCGGTAACGCACTTGCTCCTTAA
- a CDS encoding response regulator transcription factor produces the protein MPRILVIDDDPAISELVAVNLEMAGYDVSQAEDGIKGQALAIQIQPDLIMLDLMLPRVDGFTVCQRLRRDERTAEIPVLMLTARLRRDERTAEIPVLMLTALSQTQDKVEGFNAGADDYLTKPFEIEEMLARVRALLRRTDRIPQAAKHSEILNYGALTLVPERFEAIWFGQTVKLTHLEFELLHCLLQRHGQTVSPSDILKEVWGYDPDDDIETIRVHIRHLRTKLEPDPRHPRYIKTVYGAGYCLELPSEEQSSDNNSGIPTSAVLPEKAPN, from the coding sequence ATGCCTCGGATACTCGTTATAGATGATGACCCTGCAATCTCTGAACTAGTTGCGGTTAATCTCGAAATGGCTGGATATGATGTTAGCCAAGCAGAAGATGGCATTAAGGGACAGGCGTTAGCGATCCAGATCCAGCCAGATCTCATTATGCTTGACCTCATGCTACCCAGGGTTGATGGCTTTACGGTTTGTCAGCGGTTGCGGCGCGATGAACGAACCGCAGAAATTCCCGTATTGATGCTCACAGCGCGGTTGCGGCGCGATGAACGAACCGCAGAAATTCCCGTATTGATGCTCACAGCGTTGAGCCAAACGCAAGATAAAGTCGAGGGTTTCAATGCTGGTGCGGATGATTACCTGACAAAGCCTTTTGAAATTGAAGAAATGCTAGCCAGAGTCAGGGCGCTATTGCGACGCACCGATCGCATTCCGCAAGCAGCTAAGCACAGTGAAATTCTCAACTATGGTGCGTTAACGCTAGTTCCCGAAAGGTTTGAAGCGATTTGGTTTGGGCAGACGGTTAAACTCACTCATTTAGAATTTGAGCTACTGCACTGTTTATTACAACGCCACGGACAAACGGTTTCTCCAAGCGATATTCTTAAAGAAGTATGGGGTTATGACCCTGATGACGATATTGAAACGATTCGCGTTCACATTCGCCACCTACGCACCAAATTAGAACCAGATCCCCGTCATCCCCGTTATATCAAAACAGTGTACGGTGCAGGTTATTGCTTAGAACTTCCAAGTGAAGAACAAAGCAGTGACAATAATAGTGGTATACCGACAAGTGCAGTCCTTCCCGAAAAAGCGCCTAACTAA
- a CDS encoding YheT family hydrolase: MTLHTALWASRDWENTVNDPEPPYQEKTFVGAQEVPIFAWVAIPENPRGTIIGTYGITGSLENQWFLRILGRKAFAQGYAVVLFDWRAHGKTALLSPTLTSDGLYEGEDFVQIAAQAKAMGCPAKFWFTGFSLGGQLALWAIKAVNESAVSGQRSEKVPSADSTQEEQNLTRLSYEDIGGAAVICPSLDSNRSLSYLVKDPLGKYLEQAIAKELKRLAWRIYEAHPGVIDPAAIERANSIWAFDNELVIGRLGFPSVEAYYEASSGLKILPSLDKPTLIIYAADDPMFDPAIVPDLHSSCDRNPNIDLILTSHGGHVGYYSSKQGQAQAGDPDPWWAWNRVLEWCEIKSRKRG, encoded by the coding sequence ATGACGTTGCATACAGCTTTATGGGCAAGTCGCGATTGGGAAAATACTGTAAATGATCCTGAACCACCATATCAAGAAAAAACCTTTGTAGGAGCGCAGGAAGTACCAATTTTTGCGTGGGTAGCTATTCCAGAAAATCCGCGTGGCACAATTATTGGCACATACGGAATTACAGGCTCTTTAGAGAATCAATGGTTTCTGCGCATCTTAGGACGTAAGGCATTTGCCCAAGGCTACGCAGTCGTTTTGTTTGATTGGCGCGCTCACGGTAAAACAGCTTTATTGTCGCCAACACTGACATCCGACGGCTTGTATGAGGGAGAAGATTTTGTTCAGATTGCTGCCCAAGCTAAAGCGATGGGATGTCCTGCCAAATTTTGGTTCACAGGATTTTCTTTGGGTGGACAACTGGCGCTATGGGCAATAAAAGCAGTTAATGAGTCAGCGGTCAGCGGTCAGCGGTCAGAGAAAGTGCCGAGTGCTGACTCTACTCAAGAAGAACAAAACCTTACGCGCCTCAGTTATGAAGACATTGGGGGTGCAGCGGTGATTTGTCCGAGTTTAGACTCGAATCGATCGCTTTCGTATTTAGTTAAAGATCCCCTGGGAAAATATTTAGAACAAGCGATCGCCAAAGAACTGAAAAGACTTGCTTGGCGAATTTACGAAGCCCATCCAGGCGTAATCGACCCCGCAGCCATTGAACGCGCAAATAGTATTTGGGCTTTTGACAACGAACTTGTCATCGGACGCTTGGGCTTTCCCTCGGTTGAGGCGTATTACGAAGCAAGTAGCGGCTTAAAAATTTTACCCAGCTTGGATAAACCAACCTTAATTATTTATGCAGCAGACGATCCAATGTTCGATCCGGCGATTGTGCCAGATTTGCATTCCTCGTGCGATCGCAACCCGAATATAGACTTAATTCTCACATCCCATGGCGGTCATGTCGGCTACTACAGCAGCAAGCAAGGTCAAGCCCAAGCAGGCGATCCTGATCCTTGGTGGGCGTGGAATCGCGTTTTAGAATGGTGCGAGATTAAGAGTAGAAAGCGCGGGTGA
- a CDS encoding YIP1 family protein: MSARKDQWKFRTTLREALTLDAHFYEDAPNTRRTRRVAQSIVIAAAISNALGNAFILLINRVGITTFVFALILNVVSVVLGYYFWTFTIWKIGDRFKPGHVSFQELLVPIGFAYAPQVFNFLTLIPLLGIPIQLVLAVWSLLAVIVAVRQGLDISNVWAAVICLIGWPLIQLAVGSVQVLFTN, encoded by the coding sequence GTGAGTGCCAGGAAAGACCAATGGAAGTTTAGAACAACTTTGCGGGAAGCTTTGACTTTGGATGCTCACTTCTATGAAGATGCTCCTAATACACGCAGAACGCGCCGCGTTGCTCAATCTATTGTGATTGCGGCAGCCATCTCGAATGCTTTGGGTAATGCCTTTATTTTATTAATTAATCGTGTCGGTATTACTACGTTTGTCTTCGCATTAATACTTAATGTTGTGAGTGTAGTTCTAGGTTACTATTTCTGGACTTTTACGATTTGGAAAATTGGCGATCGCTTCAAACCAGGTCATGTTTCGTTTCAAGAACTACTCGTTCCGATTGGTTTTGCCTACGCGCCTCAAGTATTCAACTTTTTAACGTTAATTCCGCTGCTAGGAATTCCTATTCAGCTAGTCCTCGCAGTTTGGAGTTTACTTGCTGTTATTGTTGCAGTCCGCCAAGGGTTAGATATTAGCAACGTCTGGGCGGCGGTCATTTGCCTAATCGGTTGGCCTTTGATTCAATTAGCCGTAGGCTCGGTACAAGTTTTATTCACGAATTAA
- a CDS encoding DUF2254 domain-containing protein produces MSTKLGKVWESLHTSFWFIPSLMVLGAIFLAYVTLTLDHQEYDLIRTLPLTYTRGPDGAREILSTVSGSMVTVATTAFSIVIVALQLASGQFGPRLLRNFMRDTGNQIVLGTFISTFIYCLLVLRTINSQDNEEFVPHFSVTCSIILAAVGVAVLIYFLHHAATSIQAQQVISNVGQDLHETIDRLFPQKIGQGEPAGQDSGTDIPRDFEREAESIRAKVGGYIQGVDNEELMKFATENDLLIRLNYRPGDFVVKGSDLVTIFPGKRIHKKLAEKINGFFVVGNQRTPQQDVEFCVNQLVEIAVRALSPGINDPFTAIQCIDQLSAALCHLAQKSIPSPYRYDDNQKLRVIAESVSFADMVDTAFNQIRQYGQSSVGVTIRLLEAIARISECTHTKEQRAALLRHAQMIERGSHEGISEELDQKDVQERYFAVLKLLKA; encoded by the coding sequence ATGAGCACTAAACTAGGCAAAGTCTGGGAATCGCTTCACACGAGTTTTTGGTTTATCCCATCATTAATGGTACTCGGTGCGATCTTCTTAGCGTATGTTACGCTCACGCTCGATCACCAAGAATATGATTTGATAAGAACTTTGCCATTAACCTACACTCGTGGACCTGATGGCGCGCGCGAGATTCTTTCTACCGTTTCTGGTTCGATGGTTACAGTGGCTACCACTGCTTTTTCTATTGTGATTGTGGCATTGCAACTTGCATCTGGACAATTTGGACCGCGCTTGCTACGGAATTTTATGCGCGATACAGGTAATCAAATTGTACTAGGCACATTTATTTCAACGTTTATCTACTGCTTGTTAGTGCTGCGTACGATCAATAGTCAAGACAATGAAGAGTTTGTTCCGCATTTTTCGGTAACTTGCAGCATTATCTTGGCAGCAGTTGGTGTGGCAGTTCTCATTTACTTTTTACATCATGCTGCAACATCGATTCAAGCACAGCAAGTCATCTCTAATGTCGGTCAAGATCTTCATGAAACGATTGATCGCTTATTTCCTCAAAAAATTGGACAAGGCGAACCAGCAGGTCAAGACAGTGGGACAGATATTCCGAGAGACTTTGAGCGTGAAGCCGAATCCATTAGAGCAAAAGTTGGTGGTTATATTCAGGGCGTTGACAATGAGGAGTTAATGAAATTTGCAACAGAAAATGATTTACTGATACGTCTTAATTACCGCCCAGGAGACTTTGTTGTTAAAGGTAGCGATCTTGTAACGATTTTCCCAGGCAAGCGGATTCATAAAAAACTTGCGGAAAAGATTAATGGCTTTTTTGTTGTCGGTAATCAGCGCACTCCGCAGCAAGACGTCGAGTTTTGTGTAAATCAGCTAGTTGAAATTGCTGTACGTGCCTTGTCTCCAGGAATTAACGATCCGTTTACAGCGATTCAGTGCATCGATCAACTTAGTGCAGCTTTGTGCCACTTAGCACAAAAAAGTATTCCTTCTCCCTATCGTTACGATGACAATCAGAAGCTACGTGTCATTGCTGAATCAGTCAGTTTTGCGGATATGGTTGATACTGCGTTTAACCAAATTCGACAATATGGACAATCAAGTGTGGGCGTAACGATTCGATTATTAGAAGCGATCGCGCGGATTAGTGAATGTACTCACACGAAAGAACAACGTGCAGCACTTCTGCGTCATGCACAAATGATCGAACGCGGTAGCCACGAAGGAATATCCGAAGAACTCGATCAAAAAGATGTTCAAGAGCGATATTTTGCCGTTCTCAAGCTGTTAAAAGCATAG
- a CDS encoding mechanosensitive ion channel family protein gives MNLETAALEAWQRIQGMVNSTIVLLPNVVVALIVFAIFFFAARSFKLFVRKLTRRHRQARNLGMVLGRLTQGAVVLIGLFVALSIVIPTFRAGDLVQLLGISGVAIGFAFRDILQNFLAGILILLTEPFHIDDQIVFKDFEGTVENIETRATTIRTYDGRRIVIPNSELFTNSVTVNTAFENRRLQYDIGIGYGDDIDRAKELILEAMYSVDGVLRDPAPDVLVVDLAESTVNIRARWWVQPPRRLETLQMRDGVLTAIKKTLTENGIDMPFPTQQILFHDQTEETDGDRTRQREGWPAGNKEVPKPRRISDSIRKLAEMRSPNGKNDRAQTQDQP, from the coding sequence ATGAACCTGGAAACAGCAGCATTAGAAGCTTGGCAAAGAATTCAAGGCATGGTCAATAGCACAATCGTCTTGCTACCCAACGTCGTAGTAGCATTGATTGTCTTTGCAATCTTTTTTTTCGCAGCGCGCTCTTTCAAATTATTTGTTAGAAAGCTAACACGAAGACACCGACAAGCACGGAATTTAGGGATGGTGCTGGGGCGCTTGACTCAAGGTGCAGTTGTATTAATTGGTTTATTTGTTGCGTTGTCAATCGTCATTCCAACTTTTCGCGCCGGAGATTTGGTACAACTACTCGGAATTAGCGGTGTGGCTATTGGTTTTGCGTTTCGCGATATTCTGCAAAACTTTCTTGCAGGAATTTTAATTTTATTGACTGAGCCATTTCACATTGATGACCAAATTGTATTTAAAGACTTTGAGGGAACTGTCGAGAATATTGAAACGCGGGCGACGACAATTAGAACGTATGACGGTCGTCGGATTGTCATTCCTAACTCGGAACTATTTACAAATTCAGTAACAGTCAATACAGCTTTTGAAAATCGTCGATTACAGTACGATATCGGCATTGGTTACGGCGATGATATTGACCGTGCGAAGGAACTGATTTTAGAAGCAATGTACAGCGTCGATGGAGTATTACGCGACCCAGCGCCTGATGTCCTTGTGGTGGATTTGGCAGAAAGTACGGTAAATATTCGCGCGCGTTGGTGGGTACAGCCACCCAGAAGATTAGAAACATTGCAAATGCGCGATGGAGTTTTAACCGCAATTAAGAAAACGTTAACCGAGAATGGCATTGATATGCCGTTTCCCACACAGCAGATTTTGTTTCACGACCAAACCGAAGAAACCGACGGCGATCGCACGCGTCAACGCGAAGGATGGCCCGCTGGAAACAAAGAAGTCCCCAAACCGCGTAGAATCAGCGACTCGATTAGAAAGCTGGCTGAAATGCGATCGCCAAACGGCAAAAACGACCGCGCACAAACACAGGATCAACCATGA
- a CDS encoding DUF389 domain-containing protein: MLFDIRRRFNLLHKRRVALHDLQSMHEGLLEESALERIYIILIVGSCVIATFGLLSNSAAVIIGAMIVAPLMLPIRAMAFGALEGNFRLFRTGLSSIIVGTLLAIAISWLIGMSVGLAEFGSEIFSRSRPTLLDLGIAIAAGGISGFAKVEPKVSPTLAGTAISVALMPPICVIGLGLSQANWSLSLGASVLYLTNLLGITLSCMLIFLATGYTPLYRAKKALIWTVGLTTMLLVPLGFSFFRLTQQTRLEAGLRRALLNRTVTFQRLVLIDSNVNWSSDPPVVRLSVRSRDPVTPRQVELLEEFLARETGQRFTLIFEVGQIEEVRREGVNGSSFDE, translated from the coding sequence GTGCTGTTTGATATTCGCCGACGATTTAACTTGCTGCATAAGCGGAGAGTTGCACTGCACGATTTGCAGTCGATGCACGAGGGGCTATTAGAAGAATCAGCGCTAGAGCGGATTTATATTATCTTAATCGTTGGCTCTTGTGTTATTGCTACCTTTGGATTACTGTCGAATAGCGCCGCCGTGATTATTGGCGCGATGATTGTGGCTCCTTTAATGTTGCCGATTCGGGCAATGGCATTCGGTGCATTGGAGGGTAACTTCCGGTTATTTCGCACAGGCTTAAGTTCGATCATTGTGGGCACACTGCTGGCGATTGCGATCTCGTGGTTAATTGGAATGTCTGTTGGTTTAGCGGAATTTGGTAGTGAAATTTTTTCGCGATCGCGTCCGACTTTGCTCGATCTAGGAATTGCGATCGCAGCAGGAGGAATAAGTGGTTTTGCCAAAGTTGAACCCAAAGTTTCGCCAACGTTAGCAGGAACTGCGATTTCTGTTGCTTTAATGCCACCGATTTGTGTTATTGGTTTAGGACTTTCACAAGCAAATTGGTCTTTAAGTCTTGGCGCATCGGTTTTGTATCTCACCAATTTGCTAGGAATTACGCTTTCTTGTATGCTGATTTTTCTAGCTACAGGCTATACTCCGCTCTATCGTGCTAAAAAAGCACTGATTTGGACCGTTGGACTAACGACAATGCTACTTGTACCGCTAGGATTTAGCTTTTTTCGCTTGACTCAGCAAACTCGGCTCGAAGCTGGTCTGAGACGCGCGCTGTTAAACCGAACTGTGACTTTTCAAAGATTGGTACTTATCGATAGTAATGTTAACTGGTCGAGCGATCCCCCAGTAGTACGCTTAAGTGTTCGTTCTAGAGACCCTGTCACGCCAAGACAAGTTGAGCTTTTAGAAGAATTTTTAGCTAGAGAAACAGGACAACGCTTTACTTTAATTTTTGAAGTTGGTCAAATTGAAGAAGTAAGACGTGAAGGCGTCAACGGTTCTTCTTTTGATGAATAA
- a CDS encoding Na+/H+ antiporter: MTTETLAEVAIEQNIKQFLLVLSVSLSIATLPQFFSWFRQIPYTLLLVIVGLGLAFVDVRLVNLSPQLILTIFLPPLLFEAAWNMEWTKLKRDLVPITLFAILGVVISVIGVGLALNQTAGVTIGIALLLGACVAATDPVSVIALFRELGVEKRLTILMEGESLFNDGIAVVAFSFVVGFALGTDTLELQELIARFFTVVGIGIGCGCVVGFGISYLTQRFDLPLVEQSLTLVSAYGTYIITEDLGGSGVIGVVTTGLVLGNFGSRIGMQPSTRLAVTQFWDFLAFFVNSIVFLLIGDQIKFNDLGANLGLIAITIAAMIVTRAIAIFGLGWLSNILVKSEISWSDELILWWGGLRGSVAIALALSVPEVLPQRTQIISVVFGVVLFTLLVQGLTTKPLVTKFKPSSDQAVRQEYLEAIARWVAMNRVLEHLTQANLRPEIDPEFYRYQKALVEGQLDDVQQDMNKLRNEHPQLRDFAVEQLQEELLAIEADTYAELVRGGRLNDKLPPMLEEVFKQMNK, from the coding sequence ATGACAACAGAAACACTAGCCGAAGTAGCGATTGAGCAAAATATTAAGCAATTTCTTTTGGTACTATCAGTTTCCTTAAGTATCGCCACATTACCACAGTTTTTTAGCTGGTTTCGTCAAATTCCTTATACGCTGCTTTTAGTCATTGTTGGCTTAGGTTTGGCGTTTGTTGATGTGAGATTAGTGAATCTTTCGCCACAACTGATTTTGACGATATTTTTACCCCCGCTGTTGTTTGAAGCAGCGTGGAATATGGAATGGACTAAGCTTAAGCGCGACTTAGTGCCAATTACGCTGTTTGCGATTTTAGGGGTTGTTATTTCGGTGATTGGTGTAGGTTTAGCACTTAATCAAACCGCCGGAGTGACAATCGGAATTGCTTTGCTTTTAGGTGCGTGTGTCGCCGCAACTGATCCGGTTTCTGTGATTGCGTTATTTCGCGAACTCGGTGTCGAAAAACGTTTGACAATTCTCATGGAAGGCGAAAGCTTATTCAATGATGGAATTGCTGTTGTCGCGTTTAGTTTTGTCGTCGGTTTTGCGCTAGGAACAGATACTTTAGAACTTCAAGAACTCATTGCACGGTTTTTTACCGTTGTTGGAATCGGAATTGGTTGTGGTTGTGTTGTCGGTTTTGGCATTTCTTATCTAACGCAGCGATTTGATTTACCTTTGGTCGAGCAATCACTTACTTTAGTTTCGGCGTATGGTACTTACATCATCACCGAAGATTTAGGCGGTTCAGGCGTTATTGGCGTTGTCACTACAGGTCTCGTTTTAGGAAACTTTGGCTCGCGAATCGGAATGCAGCCGAGTACGAGATTAGCTGTAACTCAGTTTTGGGACTTTTTGGCATTTTTTGTCAATTCTATCGTGTTTCTGCTGATTGGCGATCAAATCAAGTTCAACGACTTAGGCGCAAATTTAGGACTGATTGCGATTACGATCGCCGCCATGATCGTCACCCGCGCGATCGCAATCTTCGGCTTGGGTTGGTTGAGTAACATCTTGGTTAAATCAGAAATATCTTGGTCCGATGAACTGATTTTATGGTGGGGAGGTTTGCGCGGTTCGGTGGCGATCGCACTGGCTTTAAGTGTGCCAGAAGTCTTACCACAGCGTACACAAATTATTTCTGTTGTTTTTGGTGTCGTCCTATTCACGCTGTTGGTACAAGGATTAACCACCAAACCTTTAGTAACAAAATTCAAACCTTCAAGCGATCAAGCGGTACGTCAGGAGTATTTGGAAGCGATCGCGCGTTGGGTCGCGATGAATCGAGTTTTAGAACATTTGACGCAAGCAAATCTTCGCCCCGAAATTGATCCAGAGTTTTATCGTTACCAAAAAGCCTTGGTAGAAGGTCAACTCGATGACGTACAGCAGGATATGAACAAATTACGCAATGAACATCCTCAGCTACGAGACTTTGCGGTAGAACAACTGCAAGAAGAACTCCTCGCGATTGAAGCGGATACTTATGCAGAGTTAGTACGCGGTGGACGCTTGAATGATAAACTACCACCGATGCTAGAAGAAGTCTTCAAACAAATGAATAAATAA
- a CDS encoding metallophosphoesterase translates to MKSLKYILLSLLGVASLLAIWGLVEPYFIDTEEEVAEIPNLPDAWEGQRVAVIADWQIGMWLGNTNTIRRVVDQLIQERPALVLIAGDFIYHADKGNDNEIGKAVELVRPLVAAGIPTYGVLGNHDYAMDAKTAPPNEQIAGELYAALEQAGVDMLQNEAVSLVPPANQQPTGEDSLYLVGIGSRWANKDNPAIALSQIPQTAPRLVMMHHPDSFEKFPANTAPLAVAGHTHGGQVRLPFLPQWSWMTFVREDKVHVDGWIEASYGQPGNRLYVNRGIGFSIAPIRINCPPEVTLFRLREAS, encoded by the coding sequence ATGAAATCGCTTAAATACATATTGCTCAGTTTATTAGGAGTCGCTTCGCTATTGGCGATTTGGGGCTTAGTAGAACCCTACTTTATTGATACAGAAGAAGAAGTAGCAGAAATCCCGAATCTCCCTGATGCTTGGGAGGGACAAAGAGTTGCGGTTATTGCCGATTGGCAAATTGGAATGTGGCTTGGTAATACCAACACCATTAGACGTGTAGTCGATCAATTAATTCAAGAACGTCCAGCACTTGTACTAATTGCTGGTGACTTTATTTATCATGCGGATAAGGGAAATGACAATGAAATTGGCAAGGCGGTAGAATTGGTTCGCCCGTTGGTAGCAGCAGGTATTCCTACTTACGGGGTACTGGGCAATCACGACTACGCAATGGATGCCAAAACTGCCCCACCGAATGAACAGATAGCAGGCGAACTGTATGCAGCGCTGGAACAAGCAGGTGTGGATATGTTACAAAACGAGGCAGTTTCCCTAGTACCGCCAGCAAACCAACAACCAACAGGAGAAGATTCACTGTATCTCGTGGGTATTGGATCGCGGTGGGCGAACAAAGACAATCCGGCGATCGCATTGTCTCAAATACCACAAACTGCACCAAGATTAGTAATGATGCATCATCCAGATTCGTTTGAGAAATTTCCTGCTAACACGGCACCTTTAGCAGTCGCAGGACACACGCATGGCGGACAAGTGCGTTTGCCATTTTTGCCCCAATGGTCTTGGATGACGTTTGTGCGAGAAGATAAAGTTCACGTTGATGGTTGGATCGAAGCAAGTTACGGACAGCCAGGAAATCGCCTGTATGTGAATCGGGGTATAGGTTTTAGCATTGCGCCAATTAGAATCAACTGTCCGCCGGAAGTGACGCTATTTAGGCTTCGAGAAGCAAGTTAA